In the Clostridium sp. 'White wine YQ' genome, TGTACTAAATTATAAAATTGAAATACAAAGCCTACATCATGTCTTCTATATTTAGTAAGCTGCTTTCGGTTAAACTTGGCTATATCTGTGTCATCAATTAATATACTTCCTTCATCACAAGTATCCATTCCTCCAAGTATATTAAGAACTGTTGATTTACCTGCACCACTTGGCCCTAAAATTATAACAAATTCACCCTTTTCAATAGAAAATTCAATCCCATTATTAGCTACAACAATATTCTCTCCGATTTTATATCTTTTGTGCTCGTTAATAACTTCTATAAAAGGCATACTATCGCCCCCTTTCTCTTTAAGTTAAATAATTATACATATTATTAAATAGACATAGCGTATATTTGATAATACAATATATAGTATAAATAAGCTGTTATTCATAGACAATAAGCAACTAAATTTACATTGTTATTAAATGCACATATTTCTCTTATTTGTATGTTTAATAGCATCTAATGTAAGTTTTATAATTTGATAAAAGGAGATTGCTTTATGGTAGGTGTTAAAGGAAACCGAAGAACTTTATATACTAAAAGTGTAATCAAAGAAAGCTTACTTGAATTACTCCAATCGAAAGAAATACATGAGATTACTGTTACTGAAATATGTAAAAAGGCTGATATAAATAGAGGAACCTTTTATTCTCATTACAATGATGCCTTTGAATTACTTCAATCGATGGAAGATGAATTATTTGATAAGATACTTGAATATATTAATGAAACTCCAATTGAAAATTATAAGGATCAATTATTTCTTAAGGTTCTTGAATTGATTTATATTAATAAAGATTTATGTAAAGTGCTATTTTGCAAACAAAAAGACAGCAGGATAATAAACCGTATAATATATCTTGCGCGAAAAGCAGATATTGAATACGTAGTACACCAATCAAATGAATTTAATGATGCCCATATAGATTATTTAATAAGTCATACCGTAGGTGGAACTTTTTCAATTATACAAACTTGGCTTGAAGGAGATTTAACTGAATCTCCCAAGGAACTTATGGAAATAGTAAATAATATTACTATGTTTACTTATAAATATTTTTATTAAATATTAAAACCGTATTAGATTTCTCTAGTACGGTTTAGTTTTATGAATATATATGGTTAAGCCAATTTAATATATCTTCATATACTTCTTTCTTTTTTACTTCATTTAGTATTTCATGTCTAAGGCTTGGATATAACTTCATCTTAACATCTCTAATACCTATTTCCTTATAAATTTCAAAAAGTCTTTTTACTAATTTACCATCCCCCCCTACAGGGTCATTTTCACCTGAAATAATATAAATAGGCAGCTCTTTCTGGATTAAATTTAGTCTTTCCTTTTTATAAAGATTACTTAATCCTTTCATTAGATAATAGAAAAAACCAATGCTAAAGACTGTACCGCAGAAAGGATCTTCTTCATACTTTTTGACCTCTTTAAGATCAGTACTTAACCATGAAAATTTATGTCCGTCCTCTTTGAATCTTTTATTATAGTTTCCGAAACTTAAGGTGTCTAAAAGCTTACTTTGCTTCTTTTCACCAGAAATCATCCTTTGAAATGAGGAAATTAATCCTCCTAAATAGACTTCAGCTCCCTTTTGTGCTGCTGATCCTGATAATACTACTCCCTTTAGTTCTTTTCCATAACGAATTATATATTCCTGTGCTAGAAACGATCCAAAGCTATGCCCTAATAAAAACATAGGTAACTCTGGATGTTCCTGCTTCATTTGCTCAAATATTAGGTGCTTATCCTCAACTATAGCATTAAAACCATTTTCACCAATAATCCCTATTTCCTCTGCTGTATCCGCAGTTTTGCCATGTCCACGATGATCAGAGGAATACACTATAAAGCCATTACTATTAAGATACTCAGCAAATTCTTTATATCTACCTGAATGCTCAGCCATACCATGAAAAATCTGTATCATCCCCTTAGGGTTATCAACCTTATCCCAGCAATAAATATATAAACTTTTGCCGTCCTCAGCAGTTAATTTATCTACCATAGCCTCCTACTCTCCCTTACCTCAAGTTTTTCTTATTATAAATAATTATATCAAAACTGCATATTAATAATACCTAAAAAACTCCAGGATATTTCTATCCTGGAGTTTTATTTACTCAACATGCTTATACAAAATTACACTCTCTATATAATTTATGTATCTTCTTAATTCCTTTGACTGCTCCCTTGTAATCTCTCCAGCCTCATACATTTTACGAATCTCCGAACGTTCTATATCCATAGCTTTTATTCTTAATTCTTCCTTTTGTTCCATGTCCTCCTCAGTGTATTTTATTTTTGTCCCCTTCATTCTATTAATCATACTCTTATAATCTAAAATCAACCCGTGAGCAAACTTTGATTCTTCATGATTTTTTGTATATTTCTGTATTGCTTCAATTGCTGCCTCAAATGCTTTAACTTGAATGTCTTTTACTAACTGAATGCTATCTAATTTTTCATCTCTTCTCTTATTACCTTTTCCATAGAAGCGCCTTGACCATCTCATTAATTTTCTTATAAAAAATACTGTATTTTGCCTTGTATTATTTAAAAGAGCTTCTTCCCTATAATCAAAAGATTTTTCAAAAGTATTAAATACCTCTTCATTGATTTGGTATTCATCCATTAATTTATATATGTAATCTCTCTCAGCTTTTAATGCTATAAGTCTTAACTCCACAATCTTTTTTTCTTTAATATTTGTATCCTTTGCAACTATTTCATGTTCTAATCTATAATGGTCAAAGGTATGTTTATATTCGTTAATTAATTCATAAGCTACAGCTTCATTTTTCTCGTTAATTTCCTTCTTAATAGCCTTAATACTAACTAGTAAAAGTCTATTCTTTGCTTCGCTTAAATCATTATTAATTAATCCTTGCTCATCTACCGAATCCTGTTTACATAAAATCGGCAAAAATACTGTTGCGAGTATTAATGTAAATAATATTACACCTGCAGTTAAAAATAAAATTAGTGATCGCTCAGGAAAAGATTCTCCGCTCTCTAGGAAAAGTGGTATGGATAAAACTCCTGCCATTGTAACTGTACCTCTTACACCAGTTAAGCTAGTGAGTAATGCAAATTTCATATCCGGCTTTTCAATATCCTTCTCTCTTGTTAATCTATATCCGTAAAATGCAGAGATATACGACCATATAAATCGAATTGCTAAAATAACAAAACCAATTGCAATTACATATCCAATAGCTTTCCAATTCCCTATATCAGGACTAGCTATTGTCTCCATCATCGATGATGGTATATTTAATCCCAATAATAGAAATACACTTCCGTTTAGTACAAACAATATAATACTCCACATATTCTCAGTTAGTACTTGCTCTTCAGCTATTCTAATTTCTATCTTTTTGCTTATTACTGAGTGAATAATCCCTGCAACTACTACAGCAATTACTCCTGAAGCATGCAAAAATTCTTCTGTTATAATAAAAATCCCAAAAGGAGCTAATATCTGTAGTAATGAATGAAATGTTACATCATTTATTCCTTTCTTATGTAATGTAAATCTTATAAACATCATAATTAATGCAAATAAAACTCCAAAAGCTGCTCCTGCAAAAAATATGTATGAAAAGTTTACTACTGCTTCTCTTAAAGAAAAATAACTAGTTACTACAGCCCCAATTGCGTACTTAAAGGCAACTAAACCTGATGCATCATTTATTAATGATTCTCCTCTAACAAGATTTAATACTCTATCTGGAATATGAATTCGCTTAGCAATTCCATTCACAGCCACTGGATCAGTTGGTGATAATATAGCTGCTAACGCAAATGCTGCTGCAAGAGGAATATCTGGTACCAACCAATGAATAAAATAACCTCCTCCTAGAGTTGTTAA is a window encoding:
- a CDS encoding Na+/H+ antiporter; translated protein: MNLLMIILLLMVCLLISNIISHYIPSIPTALIQISLGVVLAFVFRNNSIEIEEEWFFLLFVAPLLYNDGKYFPREELWKMKWSILGNALILVLLTTLGGGYFIHWLVPDIPLAAAFALAAILSPTDPVAVNGIAKRIHIPDRVLNLVRGESLINDASGLVAFKYAIGAVVTSYFSLREAVVNFSYIFFAGAAFGVLFALIMMFIRFTLHKKGINDVTFHSLLQILAPFGIFIITEEFLHASGVIAVVVAGIIHSVISKKIEIRIAEEQVLTENMWSIILFVLNGSVFLLLGLNIPSSMMETIASPDIGNWKAIGYVIAIGFVILAIRFIWSYISAFYGYRLTREKDIEKPDMKFALLTSLTGVRGTVTMAGVLSIPLFLESGESFPERSLILFLTAGVILFTLILATVFLPILCKQDSVDEQGLINNDLSEAKNRLLLVSIKAIKKEINEKNEAVAYELINEYKHTFDHYRLEHEIVAKDTNIKEKKIVELRLIALKAERDYIYKLMDEYQINEEVFNTFEKSFDYREEALLNNTRQNTVFFIRKLMRWSRRFYGKGNKRRDEKLDSIQLVKDIQVKAFEAAIEAIQKYTKNHEESKFAHGLILDYKSMINRMKGTKIKYTEEDMEQKEELRIKAMDIERSEIRKMYEAGEITREQSKELRRYINYIESVILYKHVE
- a CDS encoding alpha/beta hydrolase, whose amino-acid sequence is MVDKLTAEDGKSLYIYCWDKVDNPKGMIQIFHGMAEHSGRYKEFAEYLNSNGFIVYSSDHRGHGKTADTAEEIGIIGENGFNAIVEDKHLIFEQMKQEHPELPMFLLGHSFGSFLAQEYIIRYGKELKGVVLSGSAAQKGAEVYLGGLISSFQRMISGEKKQSKLLDTLSFGNYNKRFKEDGHKFSWLSTDLKEVKKYEEDPFCGTVFSIGFFYYLMKGLSNLYKKERLNLIQKELPIYIISGENDPVGGDGKLVKRLFEIYKEIGIRDVKMKLYPSLRHEILNEVKKKEVYEDILNWLNHIYS
- a CDS encoding TetR/AcrR family transcriptional regulator, translating into MVGVKGNRRTLYTKSVIKESLLELLQSKEIHEITVTEICKKADINRGTFYSHYNDAFELLQSMEDELFDKILEYINETPIENYKDQLFLKVLELIYINKDLCKVLFCKQKDSRIINRIIYLARKADIEYVVHQSNEFNDAHIDYLISHTVGGTFSIIQTWLEGDLTESPKELMEIVNNITMFTYKYFY